The Fusobacterium perfoetens genome includes a region encoding these proteins:
- a CDS encoding YmfQ family protein: protein MTGYRSHKEFLEVESCIMTLADKTNIDEWEKWFELSYEPTWSLEDRVDRLIYTFNSHGFFTPKFLKEQAKIFTNGEIEIFEDFSKYHFTIQFTSIIGTPPNLDNFKKMVNVNKPVHLTFDIKFRYRTWGELKVKTWDSLKVNTWEEIRSKGVI, encoded by the coding sequence TTGACAGGGTACAGATCACATAAAGAATTTTTAGAAGTAGAAAGTTGTATTATGACCCTCGCAGATAAAACAAATATAGATGAATGGGAAAAATGGTTTGAGTTATCTTATGAACCTACTTGGAGCTTAGAAGATAGGGTAGATAGACTAATATATACTTTTAATTCACATGGATTTTTTACTCCTAAATTTTTAAAAGAACAAGCAAAAATATTTACAAATGGAGAAATTGAGATATTTGAAGATTTTTCTAAATATCATTTTACAATACAGTTTACTAGTATAATAGGAACTCCACCAAATTTAGATAACTTTAAGAAAATGGTAAATGTAAATAAACCAGTTCATTTAACATTTGATATTAAATTTAGATACAGAACTTGGGGAGAACTTAAAGTCAAAACATGGGATAGCTTAAAAGTAAATACTTGGGAAGAAATAAGAAGTAAGGGAGTGATATAA
- a CDS encoding tyrosine-type recombinase/integrase has product MKKYEVTTAITGKKLGISEKNIEIYVKYLQSCIIKSQDTVQTTYKTYFDNMKLFFRYLKEHEGNRYILSQDTQKQFTDIWERYCSYCFSKGNSRVTVNKKRTACSTFFDWCLKRRLIKVNPFIYIEKLKITQGDKRRNSYFLTASQIWEINYVMRNNKKFDTQDLLLFNLFLDSGARISEIHGLRLEQLDLEEMLFNNVRLKERYIEPVIFFEETKLLLKKWLKERNEKGIDNEYLFTTTYNKKVNHMSKETIRSRIRAIGKIVGIEDFYPHSIRKSILNITGQQSESVAAALGHHKNVAVTREHYMKKKKLTEMRNTLLQIRNLAGL; this is encoded by the coding sequence ATGAAAAAATATGAAGTTACAACAGCAATTACTGGAAAAAAATTAGGAATATCAGAAAAAAATATTGAAATTTATGTGAAGTATTTACAGAGTTGTATTATCAAATCTCAAGATACAGTACAAACAACTTACAAAACATATTTTGATAATATGAAGTTGTTTTTTAGATATTTAAAAGAACACGAGGGAAACAGGTATATTTTATCCCAAGATACACAAAAACAATTTACAGACATATGGGAAAGATATTGTAGTTATTGTTTTAGTAAAGGAAATAGTAGGGTTACAGTAAATAAGAAAAGGACAGCTTGCAGTACCTTTTTTGACTGGTGCTTAAAGAGAAGATTGATAAAAGTCAATCCATTTATCTATATAGAAAAACTTAAAATTACTCAAGGAGATAAAAGAAGAAATTCATATTTTCTTACAGCTAGTCAGATATGGGAAATAAATTATGTAATGAGAAATAATAAGAAATTTGATACTCAGGATTTATTACTATTTAATTTATTTTTAGATTCAGGAGCTAGAATAAGTGAAATTCATGGACTAAGGTTAGAACAATTAGACTTAGAAGAAATGTTATTTAATAATGTAAGGTTAAAAGAAAGATACATTGAACCAGTAATCTTTTTTGAAGAAACAAAATTATTATTAAAAAAATGGTTAAAAGAAAGAAATGAAAAAGGAATAGACAATGAATATTTATTCACAACCACTTATAATAAAAAAGTTAATCATATGTCAAAAGAAACTATTAGAAGTAGGATAAGAGCAATTGGGAAGATAGTTGGGATTGAGGATTTTTATCCTCATTCTATTAGAAAATCAATATTAAATATTACTGGACAACAGTCAGAATCAGTTGCAGCAGCATTAGGACATCATAAAAATGTAGCTGTAACAAGAGAGCATTATATGAAGAAAAAGAAATTAACGGAAATGAGAAATACTTTGTTACAAATTCGTAACTTAGCAGGTCTATAA
- a CDS encoding M15 family metallopeptidase, with protein MFKFSRNSEKKLQYLHPNLQNFFRELIKISPYDFSITQGIRTAEEQNKLYQQGRTVPGKIVTNCDGYKLKSNHQTKSDGLGHAGDIAILINNKITWEEKYYKEVARAGRILMKKYNVEWGGDWEKFKDLPHFEYIGE; from the coding sequence ATGTTTAAATTTTCAAGAAACAGTGAAAAAAAGTTACAATACTTACATCCAAATTTACAGAATTTTTTTAGAGAGCTGATTAAAATTTCTCCGTATGATTTCTCTATTACTCAAGGAATAAGAACTGCTGAAGAACAAAATAAACTTTACCAACAAGGCAGAACCGTGCCCGGAAAAATTGTTACGAATTGTGATGGGTATAAATTAAAATCCAACCACCAAACTAAATCTGATGGACTTGGACATGCTGGGGATATAGCAATTTTAATTAACAATAAAATTACTTGGGAAGAAAAGTACTATAAAGAGGTGGCTAGAGCTGGAAGAATTTTAATGAAAAAATATAATGTTGAGTGGGGTGGAGATTGGGAAAAATTTAAGGACCTGCCTCATTTTGAATATATTGGAGAGTGA
- a CDS encoding bifunctional 3,4-dihydroxy-2-butanone-4-phosphate synthase/GTP cyclohydrolase II, with the protein MFNTIEEALQDLRDGKIIVVVDDENRENEGDVICAAEFATLENVNFMATYAKGLICMPMSDEYIKKLDLPQMVVNNTDNHCTAFTVSIDHIDTTTGISAYERGLTARKLVEDGAKPSDFRRPGHMFPLRAKEKGVLERDGHTEATVDLMKLAGLKEVGLCCEIMKEDGMMSRLDDLLAFTKEHNLKIVSIEQLIHYRKVHDELVKVECSAKLPTDSGTFELVGFDNQLDGKEHIAIVKGEVAGKENVLVRIHSECFTGDILGSYRCDCGSQLKKAMRTIEDKGEGIVLYLRQEGRGIGLINKIKAYKLQDSGLDTVDANLALGFGEDERDYAVAAQMLKALGVKSVVLMTNNPAKIEGLENYGMKVVKRAEIEIKPNEVNEKYLRTKFERMGHKLHFDCCVENK; encoded by the coding sequence ATGTTTAATACAATAGAAGAGGCTCTTCAAGATTTAAGAGATGGAAAAATAATTGTTGTTGTTGATGATGAAAATAGAGAAAACGAAGGAGATGTAATTTGTGCTGCTGAGTTTGCTACACTTGAAAATGTAAACTTTATGGCAACTTATGCAAAAGGGCTTATCTGTATGCCTATGTCTGATGAATATATAAAAAAATTAGACTTACCTCAAATGGTAGTAAATAATACTGATAACCATTGTACAGCTTTTACAGTTTCTATTGACCACATTGATACAACAACAGGAATATCAGCTTACGAACGTGGACTTACTGCAAGAAAACTTGTAGAAGATGGAGCAAAACCTAGCGATTTTAGAAGACCTGGACATATGTTCCCATTAAGAGCTAAAGAAAAAGGTGTTCTTGAAAGAGATGGACATACTGAGGCTACTGTCGATTTAATGAAACTTGCTGGACTTAAAGAAGTTGGACTTTGTTGTGAAATAATGAAAGAAGATGGAATGATGTCTAGACTTGACGATTTATTAGCTTTCACAAAAGAACATAACTTAAAAATAGTTTCAATAGAACAACTTATTCATTACAGAAAAGTTCACGATGAACTTGTTAAAGTAGAGTGTTCTGCAAAACTTCCTACTGATTCCGGAACTTTTGAACTTGTTGGATTTGATAATCAACTTGATGGTAAAGAGCATATCGCTATCGTTAAAGGTGAGGTAGCTGGTAAAGAAAATGTACTAGTAAGAATTCACTCAGAATGTTTTACTGGAGATATATTAGGTTCTTATAGATGTGATTGTGGTTCTCAACTTAAAAAAGCTATGAGAACTATCGAAGATAAAGGTGAAGGAATCGTTCTATATCTAAGACAAGAAGGAAGAGGAATTGGACTTATTAATAAGATAAAAGCTTACAAACTTCAAGATAGTGGACTTGATACAGTAGATGCAAATCTTGCTTTAGGATTTGGAGAAGATGAAAGAGATTATGCTGTAGCTGCTCAAATGTTAAAAGCTCTTGGAGTAAAATCTGTAGTTCTTATGACTAACAATCCTGCTAAAATAGAAGGACTTGAAAACTATGGTATGAAAGTTGTAAAAAGAGCTGAAATAGAAATAAAGCCAAATGAAGTTAATGAAAAATATTTAAGAACTAAATTTGAAAGAATGGGACATAAACTTCATTTTGATTGCTGTGTAGAAAATAAATAA
- the ribE gene encoding riboflavin synthase: MFTGLVEEMGKVLSITSGDKSVQLKIQCKKVLENAKLGDSIATNGTCLTAIEIGSDYFVADCMHETIKRTNLKRLKSGAIVNLEKSITLATPLGGHLVTGDVDCEGRIISIEKDGIAKIYIIEIEPRFMKYIVEKGRVSIDGASLSIVGYKDNTLSVSLIPHTQEMITLGRKKTGDYVNIETDLIGKYIERLLNFNNNEKEEKSKIDMNFLAKHGFF; this comes from the coding sequence ATTTTTACTGGTTTAGTTGAGGAAATGGGTAAAGTTCTTTCTATTACTAGTGGAGATAAATCAGTTCAATTAAAGATCCAATGTAAAAAAGTTCTTGAAAATGCAAAACTTGGAGACAGTATTGCAACTAACGGAACTTGTCTTACAGCTATTGAGATCGGTTCAGACTATTTTGTGGCTGATTGTATGCACGAAACTATAAAAAGAACTAATCTTAAAAGATTAAAATCTGGTGCAATAGTAAATCTTGAAAAATCTATAACTCTAGCTACTCCTCTTGGAGGACATTTAGTTACTGGAGATGTGGATTGCGAAGGAAGAATTATTTCAATAGAAAAAGATGGAATTGCAAAAATCTATATTATAGAAATTGAGCCAAGATTTATGAAATACATAGTTGAAAAAGGTAGAGTTAGTATTGATGGAGCTAGTCTTTCAATAGTTGGATATAAAGATAATACACTTTCTGTATCTTTAATCCCTCATACTCAAGAGATGATAACTCTTGGAAGAAAAAAAACAGGGGATTATGTAAACATTGAAACAGATTTAATAGGAAAATATATAGAAAGACTTTTAAATTTTAATAATAATGAAAAAGAGGAAAAATCTAAAATAGATATGAATTTTTTAGCAAAACATGGATTTTTCTAA
- the ribD gene encoding bifunctional diaminohydroxyphosphoribosylaminopyrimidine deaminase/5-amino-6-(5-phosphoribosylamino)uracil reductase RibD: protein MDKKYMELALELALKGKGKVNPNPLVGAVVVKDDKIIGQGYHKFFGGPHAEVYALDEAGENAQGATLYVTLEPCSHFGKTPPCVEKIKKMKIKKCVVACLDPNPLVAGRGIKILKEAGIEVEVGLCRDKALEVNKVFFKYIQDKKPFLFLKCAITLDGKIATSFGDSKWITNENSREKVQHLRNDYMGIMIGVNTLLKDNPRLTARIENGRNPFRIVVDPHFKTPVDSNFANFDDNKSIIVTSENILKDIELNEKYKKFIDKGIRFIFLAGEDFKIDEILDKIGELKIDSVLLEGGSYLISKAFKEDRIDGGEIFIAPKILGGGLSFIDGFNFKEIKDCFHLENVKYNIINDNISVEFFKNINLKVGD, encoded by the coding sequence ATGGATAAAAAATATATGGAATTGGCTTTAGAACTAGCTTTAAAAGGAAAGGGCAAAGTTAATCCAAATCCATTGGTGGGGGCTGTTGTGGTAAAAGATGACAAAATAATCGGTCAAGGTTATCACAAATTTTTTGGAGGTCCTCACGCTGAAGTATACGCCCTTGATGAAGCTGGAGAGAATGCCCAAGGTGCTACTTTATATGTAACTCTTGAACCTTGTTCACATTTTGGTAAAACTCCACCTTGTGTTGAGAAAATAAAAAAAATGAAAATAAAAAAATGTGTTGTGGCTTGTCTTGATCCAAATCCTTTGGTAGCTGGTCGTGGAATAAAAATTCTTAAAGAGGCTGGTATTGAAGTAGAAGTTGGACTTTGCAGAGATAAAGCTCTTGAAGTTAATAAAGTTTTCTTTAAATATATTCAAGATAAAAAACCATTTTTATTTTTAAAATGTGCTATCACTTTAGATGGTAAAATTGCCACATCTTTCGGAGATTCAAAATGGATAACTAATGAAAATTCTCGTGAAAAAGTGCAACACTTGAGAAATGATTATATGGGAATTATGATAGGAGTTAATACTTTATTAAAAGATAATCCTAGACTTACAGCTCGTATAGAAAATGGAAGAAATCCTTTTAGAATAGTTGTAGACCCACATTTTAAAACTCCAGTTGATAGTAATTTTGCAAATTTTGATGATAATAAAAGCATCATTGTTACATCTGAAAATATTTTAAAAGATATAGAACTTAATGAAAAATATAAAAAGTTCATTGATAAAGGAATAAGATTTATATTTTTAGCTGGTGAAGATTTTAAAATTGATGAAATACTTGATAAGATTGGAGAGTTAAAAATAGATTCTGTTCTTTTAGAAGGTGGTTCGTATCTAATATCTAAAGCTTTTAAAGAAGATAGAATAGATGGTGGAGAAATATTTATAGCTCCTAAAATCTTAGGTGGTGGACTTTCATTTATAGATGGGTTTAATTTTAAAGAGATTAAAGATTGTTTTCATTTAGAAAATGTAAAATATAATATAATTAATGATAATATATCAGTTGAATTTTTTAAAAATATAAACCTTAAGGTAGGTGATTAA
- the ribE gene encoding 6,7-dimethyl-8-ribityllumazine synthase — translation MRVLEGNFDGKGLKVGIVAGRFNEFITSKLIGGAEDALRRHGVNDDDITLAWVPGAFEIPVVVQKMAESGKYDAVIALGAVIKGATPHFDYVCAEVSKGCATISLKTNIPVMFGVLTTNSIEEAIERAGTKAGNKGFDVANGAIEMCNLLKGM, via the coding sequence ATGAGAGTATTAGAAGGAAATTTTGACGGAAAAGGATTAAAAGTAGGAATAGTTGCAGGAAGATTTAATGAATTTATAACTTCAAAACTAATCGGTGGAGCAGAAGACGCTCTTAGAAGACACGGAGTTAATGATGATGATATCACTTTAGCTTGGGTTCCAGGAGCATTTGAAATTCCAGTTGTTGTACAAAAAATGGCTGAATCTGGAAAATATGACGCTGTTATCGCTTTAGGTGCTGTTATAAAAGGAGCTACTCCACACTTTGACTATGTGTGTGCTGAAGTTTCAAAAGGTTGTGCAACAATATCTTTAAAAACTAATATCCCTGTAATGTTTGGTGTACTTACTACAAACTCTATCGAAGAGGCTATCGAAAGAGCTGGTACAAAAGCTGGAAATAAAGGATTTGACGTTGCAAATGGTGCTATCGAAATGTGTAATCTTTTAAAGGGGATGTAA